TGCGCCGGAGGACGGAGGTGCGCTCCTCCAGCTTCACAATGCGCGCTAGGGTGTCCTTCTTGCCGGAGGTATCGCCCACGACGCCCACGCGGTCGCCCACCTCGATGGCGGTGCGGCCCAGCTCGCGGGCGCGCATGGCGGTGACGCGGGGGCCGTCGTCTAGCGCTACGCCCCAGCGCCCGCGGTCCTTGGTGATGACCATGCCGAACTTGGCATTTTTGTGCTTGGGGCGGTCCTTGGTACGCGGCCGCGAGCCCTTGCCGGGGCGCACGCGCACGTCGGATTCATCGAAAGAACCGAAACGCCTAGCCATTGCTCTCCTGTTGCTCGGGGTCCACCATCGTCTCCCACATGCGGTCGAAGCCGGGAAGGGTCTTCGCGGTGGTGGAAATGTCTTCTACCTCTACGCCCGGTACCCGCAGGCCGATAATCGCGCCCGCGGTGGCCATGCGGTGATCCGCGTAGCACGGCCACTCGCCGCCGTGGAGAGGGGCGGGGTCGATGTGTAGGCCGTCGGCAAGCTCGGTGACCTTGCCGCCGAGGGCGTTGATATTATCCGCCAGCGCCTTCAAACGGTCGGTCTCGTGGCCGCGCAGGTGCGCAATGCCGGTCAGGGTAGAGGGGGTGTCCGCCAGGACGCACAACGCCGCGACGGTGGGGGTGAGCTCGCCAACGTCACCCATGTTGCGCTCGATTCCCTGCAGCGCGCCGTCCTTGGCCCCCTTGGCAGTGACAAAGCCCGGCTCTTGGGTGACCATGACGCCCATATCCACCAAAATATGGCGGATGGCGTCGCCCGGCTGGGTGGTATTGGCAGGCCAGCGCTTAATGGTCACCCGGCCGCCGGTGACGGCAGCGGCGGCAAGGAAGGGCGTGGCATTGGACAAATCCGGCTCGATTGCCCATTCCCGCCCGGCAATCGGGCCAGGATGCACGGTCCAGGTATTCTCGCCGGAATCCACGCGTACGCCGGCTTGGCGCAGCATGCCTACGGTCATCTCCACGTGCGGCATGGACGGCAGGGGGCCGCCCTCGTGGGTGACGGTGATGCCCTTTTTAAAGCGCGCGCCGGCCAGCAGGAGTCCGGAGACGAACTGCGAGGAGCCAGAGGCGTCGATAGTAACCTCGCCGCCTTCCGGCACTCCGTGCGAGCGGACGGTAAAGGGCAGGCTTTCGCCGTCCACCTCGACGCCGAGCTGGCGCAGTGCATCCAGGGTGGTGGACATGGGGCGGGCGTAGGCTTGCTCGTCGCCGTCGACAAGCACGGCGCCGTCCGCCAGGGCCGCAACCGGCGGGATAAAGCGCATGACCGTGCCGGCCAGGCCGCAGTCCACCGTGGCGCCCTTAAGCGGGCCGGGGGTGACGTGAATATCCTCGCCTTCGTGCTCGAAGCGCACGCCCATAGATTCCAGGGCCTTTTCCATCAGCTGCGAATCGCGGGAGACGAGCGGCGCGCGCAGGGTAGAGGGGCCATCGGCCAACGCCGCCAGAATGAAGGCGCGGTTGGTAATAGACTTCGAGCCCGGCACGTGCTGGGCCCACGTAATGGGGCCTGCCGCTTGCGGGGCGGACCAAGGTTGAGACATATCGTCCATAATAGAGGGCATGTGCGGAAGATTCGTTCTTTTTACCGAGTCCCTTCTCGATTTAGTGGGCGCGCTGCCCGGAGTTACTGAGGTCCATGCACCACAAGGCACCCCAGGCCCGCGCTACAATATTGCGCCCACCCAGCCGGTGGCAATGGTGCGCGTGCACGAAAGCCTCGCCCAGGTCGACCCTGCGCGGTGGGCACTGCTGCCGCACTGGAAGAAGGACCTGGACGGCCCGCCGCTGTTTAACGCCCGGGCGGAGACGGTGGCCAGCAAGCCCTCCTTCCGGCATGCCTTTAAGGGGCAGCGCTGCCTTATCCCCATGGACGGCTACTACGAATGG
This genomic stretch from Corynebacterium tuberculostearicum harbors:
- the aroA gene encoding 3-phosphoshikimate 1-carboxyvinyltransferase, which translates into the protein MPSIMDDMSQPWSAPQAAGPITWAQHVPGSKSITNRAFILAALADGPSTLRAPLVSRDSQLMEKALESMGVRFEHEGEDIHVTPGPLKGATVDCGLAGTVMRFIPPVAALADGAVLVDGDEQAYARPMSTTLDALRQLGVEVDGESLPFTVRSHGVPEGGEVTIDASGSSQFVSGLLLAGARFKKGITVTHEGGPLPSMPHVEMTVGMLRQAGVRVDSGENTWTVHPGPIAGREWAIEPDLSNATPFLAAAAVTGGRVTIKRWPANTTQPGDAIRHILVDMGVMVTQEPGFVTAKGAKDGALQGIERNMGDVGELTPTVAALCVLADTPSTLTGIAHLRGHETDRLKALADNINALGGKVTELADGLHIDPAPLHGGEWPCYADHRMATAGAIIGLRVPGVEVEDISTTAKTLPGFDRMWETMVDPEQQESNG
- a CDS encoding SOS response-associated peptidase yields the protein MCGRFVLFTESLLDLVGALPGVTEVHAPQGTPGPRYNIAPTQPVAMVRVHESLAQVDPARWALLPHWKKDLDGPPLFNARAETVASKPSFRHAFKGQRCLIPMDGYYEWHQEEGGKQPYFVRAEEGLLWAAGLWDTGLDRLSATIVTTAATEEMEWLHHRLPRFLAAEEMRTWLEGSPEEAAELLLPTPLRGFHTHPADKAVGSVSNDYPELLGE